A stretch of the Archangium violaceum genome encodes the following:
- a CDS encoding vWA domain-containing protein: MTLAQLVLPLLLSGAAGGGHEIVLILDNSCSMGVESRDDQGRRIPPNDPERAAVLGTLVVEGLARGSADRVDVLAFGDGKDAPPRPARSADDIRALPYSNGTFFRRPLEEAGNRLRGSALQKRLFLFFTDGIPEDLRDPSEGPRALGLSESAEFETLVIGLFGSDEVRQMGEQFLRPLAREPQKDLLFVETPREVIGAFTRGYAHVLGSRPETGALSPGQSKTFEVGKYVVEVLVATASASPGPAYTAKLEGPGGEIPSQASGDNGCPPGIRYSGAPKLCQPPHRHYQVFRAPNSPDQRSTWTLSLPKGSGAIDYGLILRYDLEASLAVPTTARVGETVQIDARLLFRGKTFDDETFFQADGFTAVATLEGKEVPLRHEGGGRFVADWTPSEPSLDGASTPVRVTFRNAWMEQSARRAVQVEGFLDFALVPNPASLDFGTWRGERSETRRCSVVDLSRSTNADRIPIQCTAQGAVEGGVLSCAPVAGSEADLGGGRKGQPLKYEICFTAESCCGDIAPSGIGVLFAASHPHYAAAAVTVPTLVKVSETGWLRCWWPWLALAGGMIGFGWVVAGFVRPHDFDPAASVYVAGSEMGLKRASALTLRETPGGTRGFYRNARMCLNAGGDFVRAPRAAVLVLEAGPGGSTRFATAPGLERKVQRTGKWEPVPSEELALGYTPNVVYRVGSLYLKWS, encoded by the coding sequence ATGACGCTCGCGCAGCTCGTCCTGCCCCTGCTCCTCTCCGGCGCGGCCGGCGGGGGCCACGAGATCGTCCTCATCCTCGACAACTCGTGCTCCATGGGCGTGGAGTCCCGGGATGACCAGGGCCGCCGCATTCCTCCGAATGATCCCGAGCGCGCCGCGGTGCTCGGCACGCTCGTCGTCGAGGGACTGGCGCGTGGCTCGGCCGACCGGGTGGACGTGCTGGCCTTCGGTGACGGCAAGGATGCTCCGCCGCGCCCGGCCCGGAGCGCGGATGACATCCGCGCGCTTCCGTACTCCAATGGCACCTTCTTCCGCCGCCCGCTGGAGGAGGCGGGCAATCGGCTGCGGGGCTCGGCGCTCCAGAAGCGGCTGTTCCTCTTCTTCACCGACGGCATCCCCGAGGACCTGAGAGACCCTTCGGAAGGACCCCGGGCCCTCGGGCTCTCCGAGTCGGCGGAGTTCGAGACGCTGGTCATCGGCCTCTTCGGCAGCGACGAGGTCCGCCAGATGGGCGAGCAGTTCCTCCGGCCGTTGGCGCGGGAGCCCCAGAAGGATCTCCTCTTCGTCGAGACGCCGCGCGAGGTGATTGGCGCCTTCACGAGGGGCTATGCGCACGTGCTGGGCTCGAGGCCGGAGACGGGGGCGCTGTCCCCGGGCCAGTCGAAGACCTTCGAGGTGGGCAAGTACGTGGTGGAGGTGCTGGTGGCCACGGCGTCGGCCTCGCCCGGTCCCGCGTACACCGCGAAGCTGGAGGGCCCTGGGGGTGAGATTCCGTCCCAGGCCTCGGGTGATAACGGGTGTCCGCCCGGCATTCGCTACTCGGGCGCGCCGAAGCTGTGCCAGCCGCCACACCGTCACTACCAGGTCTTCCGCGCGCCCAACTCGCCGGATCAGCGCAGCACCTGGACGCTGTCGCTGCCGAAGGGGTCGGGTGCCATCGACTATGGCCTCATCCTCCGTTACGACCTCGAGGCCTCGCTGGCCGTACCAACGACCGCGCGGGTGGGGGAAACGGTGCAGATCGATGCACGGCTGCTCTTCCGCGGGAAGACCTTCGACGACGAGACCTTCTTCCAGGCGGACGGCTTCACGGCCGTGGCCACGCTCGAGGGGAAGGAGGTGCCCCTGCGTCACGAGGGGGGAGGGCGCTTCGTGGCGGACTGGACGCCCTCGGAGCCTTCGTTGGACGGGGCGTCCACGCCCGTGCGGGTGACCTTCCGCAACGCGTGGATGGAGCAGAGCGCGCGCAGGGCCGTGCAGGTGGAGGGGTTCCTCGACTTCGCCCTGGTGCCGAATCCAGCCTCGCTCGATTTCGGGACGTGGAGGGGCGAGCGCAGCGAGACGCGCCGGTGCTCGGTGGTGGATCTGTCCCGATCCACGAACGCGGATCGCATCCCCATCCAATGCACCGCGCAGGGGGCCGTGGAGGGAGGCGTGCTGAGCTGTGCTCCCGTCGCGGGCTCGGAGGCGGACCTGGGTGGTGGCCGTAAGGGACAGCCGCTCAAATACGAGATCTGCTTCACCGCCGAGAGCTGCTGTGGCGATATCGCTCCGTCAGGGATTGGCGTCCTCTTCGCCGCGTCCCATCCCCACTACGCCGCCGCAGCCGTGACGGTCCCGACACTCGTGAAGGTATCGGAGACGGGCTGGCTGCGTTGCTGGTGGCCCTGGCTCGCTTTGGCTGGAGGGATGATTGGCTTTGGCTGGGTCGTCGCGGGCTTCGTCCGGCCGCACGACTTCGACCCGGCGGCCAGCGTCTACGTGGCGGGCTCGGAGATGGGGCTCAAGCGAGCCTCGGCGCTCACTCTGCGGGAGACTCCGGGAGGGACGCGGGGCTTCTACCGCAATGCGCGTATGTGTTTGAACGCGGGAGGTGACTTCGTGCGCGCGCCGCGTGCGGCCGTGCTCGTCCTCGAAGCGGGACCCGGAGGCTCCACGCGCTTCGCCACCGCGCCGGGCCTGGAGCGCAAGGTGCAGCGCACCGGGAAGTGGGAGCCCGTGCCATCCGAGGAGTTGGCTCTCGGGTACACGCCCAACGTGGTGTACCGGGTGGGCAGTCTCTATCTGAAGTGGAGCTGA